A single window of Liolophura sinensis isolate JHLJ2023 chromosome 6, CUHK_Ljap_v2, whole genome shotgun sequence DNA harbors:
- the LOC135467581 gene encoding RNA polymerase-associated protein LEO1-like has translation MSLTYKLQIKGDYPVTHRVNMIRVNKYISADDQEYPSADDHEYASVDDHEYPSADDHEYASPDDQEYASADDHEYASADDHEYASADDQEYASADDHEYASADDQEYESADDQEYSSVDDQEYSSADDQEYASADDQEYASADDHEYVSADDQEYSSADDQENISADDQEYASADDHEYVSADDQEYSSADDQEYASADDHEYVSADDQEYSSADDHEYASADDQEYSSADDQEYASADDHEYVSADDQEYSSADDQEYSSADDHEYASADDHEYVSADDQEYSSADDQENISADDQEYVSADKHVPFKELLQFQILCVLKTMLNETD, from the exons ATGTCCTTAACatacaagttacagatcaagggAGATTACCCTGTCACCCACAGAGTGAACATGATCAGGGTGAATAAG TACATAAGTGCTGATGATCAAGAGTACCCAAGTGCTGATGACCACGAATACGCAAGTGTTGATGACCACGAGTACCCAAGTGCTGATGACCACGAGTACGCAAGTCCTGATGACCAAGAGTACGCAAGTGCTGATGACCACGAGTACGCAAGTGCTGATGACCACGAGTATGCAAGTGCTGATGACCAAGAGTACGCAAGTGCTGATGACCACGAGTACGCAAGTGCTGATGACCAAGAATACGAAAGTGCTGATGACCAAGAGTACTCAAGTGTTGATGACCAAGAGTACTCAAGTGCTGATGACCAAGAGTACGCAAGTGCTGATGACCAAGAGTATGCAAGTGCTGATGACCACGAGTATGTAAGTGCTGATGATCAAGAGTACTCAAGTGCTGATGACCAAGAGAACATAAGTGCTGATGACCAAGAGTATGCAAGTGCTGATGACCACGAGTATGTAAGTGCTGATGACCAAGAGTACTCAAGTGCTGATGACCAAGAGTATGCAAGTGCTGATGACCACGAGTATGTAAGTGCTGATGACCAAGAGTACTCAAGTGCTGATGACCACGAGTACGCAAGTGCTGATGACCAAGAGTACTCAAGTGCTGATGACCAAGAGTATGCAAGTGCTGATGACCACGAGTATGTAAGTGCTGATGACCAAGAGTACTCAAGTGCTGATGACCAAGAGTACTCAAGTGCTGATGACCACGAGTACGCAAGTGCTGATGACCACGAGTATGTAAGTGCCGATGACCAAGAGTACTCAAGTGCTGATGACCAAGAGAACATAAGTGCTGATGACCAAGAGTACGTAAGTGCCGATAAACATGTACCATTTAAAGAGTTACTTCAGTTTCAAATCCTCTGTGTCttaaaaacaatgttaaatgaAACGGATTAA